A window of Phaseolus vulgaris cultivar G19833 chromosome 4, P. vulgaris v2.0, whole genome shotgun sequence genomic DNA:
CTGAGTTCCAATTCGAAGAAAAAGCGCTTCGAGGAAGCTGATTTAAGCGCTTTTCGCCGCTTAGGGTTTTAGGTCAGGGAATGAGTGTGAGCTCATGGCGTTCACTTACGCGGCTGCGATCGCTCCCTCTCTCAGCGGCATTGCTCGCATCGGTTTTTGTGACTACAAGGTTTCGCTCGCCGGCTCCCACGGCGAAGTGAATTCGGCGTCGTTTTGCGTTTCGTCGCGTTCGGGGAAGAATGATGTTGTGCTCGAAAGGAGGAAGTTGAAGTCGGCTGATACTCGCGTTGTCGACAATGCGCAGACGAATTCCAGCGTTGGAGTTGAAATTCCCGTTTCGTGCTACCAGGTGATAGGGCTCGCTGCGCTTGTCGTTTTGTGtgggtttttgtttttgttttttttttttaatttgtttaatttttacttGACGAAAATAGGTAAGTAAGGCTAAGGAAGAATCTTGTTGTGCGTTTCAATTTAGaaaatgttgtttatttttataatatttgttcTGTTCAACGATACAGAATGCAATTTTTTAATGCAATTATTTTAAAACGTTAAATAAAGTAACTGCAGCGTGACattttgaaatgaaaattatgaataaaattgTTCTCTGAAACTGAAAATGTCTTCAAGTTCTCAGGGGTGGATGAGGATCGGTAAAGCACTAATTCAAGTATTGGTTTGATGCCTGAATTGCAGTGGGAATTTAGATTCCACGATGAAAGTCAAAGCAACAAATAATTGTctctattttttcaatttatggATATGATTTTTGGGACTATAATAAATTTTGGTGGTTATCCAAGCGCACTTACTATCAGACTTGCATGCTGAGCCTTGCTTATGTACAATTATGGTACATTGGAAGTGGTGGATAACTGTATTTTTGTTTTCCATTTATGAAGGTGTTGGGGTTGGGAATTTTCAGCAGCTAGGATGACTTTTTATAATTTCAGGCTTACAACTAGAGTGATGAATATTTGGTTATCTTTATAGCAAAATCCTGtccaattttgttttcatttttcttaagATTTATACTTCACCATTGACCACCCAGTTATGTCATCTTGCAGCTCATTGGTGTTCCTAATCGGGCCGAGAAAGATGAAATAGTTAAGGCAGTTTTGGGTTTGAAAAATGCAGAAATTGATGAAGGTTACACAGTTGATATTGTTGCTGCTCGTCAGGTGTGTACCAGTTATGCTCTGTGATTAGCTGATTGTAAAGTTTTGCCAAATTTGGCTTTTGACATGCATGCCAATAAATTAACTTGTACCGAATGTTGGTTGTTGCTCCTGCTAATTTTGCTTTGTAGGATCTTCTGATGGATGTTAGGGATAAGCTTCTTTTTGAGCCAGAATATGCTGGTAACCTGAGGGAAAAGATCCCCCCTAAATCCTCACTTCGAATTCCATGGTCTTGGTTGCCAGGTGCTCTTTGCCTTCTTCAAGAGGTACCCTTGGCATGTGAATACttcttgtttgattttttcttcttctaattgTTCACTTGCACGGCTTATGACCATTACTTTTATATTCCTGTTATTCAGGTTGGAGAATCAAAGCTTGTGCTGGAGATAGGACAGACAAGTCTTCAGCACCAAAATGCCAAGCCATATACTGATGACATGATTCTTTCTATGGCGCTAGCTGAGGTAAGACATGTGGACAGATATGTTGAATAATTACTTCCTGAATTTGTTGCAGTATTTACCCTTTCCTTACTGTTGGTGCTTTCTTGAAGTGTGCAGTTGCGAAGATTGgctttgagaaaaaaaaagtatcccAAGGTTTCGAAGCTCTTGCTCGTGCCCAGTGTCTTCTAAGAAGTAAACCATCTCTTTCAAAAATGACACTGCTACATcaggtattttttttaaagtctgtattcactaaatatttttaagtcaATATTTTATGAGTGAAAGATTGGGATATAAAGCCTACCCCTTCATTCAACAGAAAAGAATAAAGATTATTAAAGTCAACAAACGAAAAAAATGTCACTCCTAATTTTTATTTCTGTATTTGAGTTTTCTGAGAATTATTCAGTGCACATATTTAGTGAAAAACGATTATTTGCATTTCAACATTACGTTGTTATTGCTTACTATAATTGAAGAAGCTTTAAAAATAGAGACTTCCGGTCAACTTTGTAAATAGCCAACCTAGGCAAAATCAGGCATTAcagtaatataaatatttagtaACTCGGCATACTTATTTGTTTTTAGCAACTTTATTACtctatcaattttattttaatttcgtTCTTCCTCATTTGTGTCACCTCTTTATACTCTTTTTACTGGCCTATTTACTGTTCCGTAGCAGTGGTGGTTCAACTTATTTTGGAAGAAAAATCACATTTTGGTTGTTTCCTgagatattttgaaaaaaagggTTTTCTTTTCTGAAACAATCGAAACCACACCTGAAACATCAACTTCTGTTCTGTTTGAATTATCACATTATGTCTCTATATTAGGCATGGAACACAATCCTGAGGATGCTTGTCATGGTTTCTAGATTGAAGaatctcttgaagagcttgcgCCAGCTTGCACCTTGGAACTACTGAGCATGCCACATGCTCCTGAAAATGTTGATAGAAGACGAGGTGCAATTTCAGCTCTGCGGGAATTGCTCAGGCAGGGTCTTGATGTTGAAGCTTCATGCCAAGTACAGGACTGGCCTTCCTTTCTAAGCCAAGCATTTGAGAGTTTGCTGGCTAAagagattgttgatcttcttcCTTGGGATAATTTAGCCGTGATGCGAAAGAACAGGAAGACTATTGAATCACAGAATCTAAAGGCAGTAATAGATTCTAATTGTTTCTACAGAGTTTTTAAAGCTCATATGGCGATTGGGTTTTCCAGCAAGCAAAAGGAGTTGGTAATACCCTCTCTGAATCTTGTAGGCATATTATAACACTCCCGTTATACTCTATATTTTATAAGTACTGTTTTCATGGCATTCATTTTCAAAGAGCGTTTTTCTGAATTTTATCTTGATACTAATTGTTTATATTAAACTGTTAATTTTGTGCAGATTAACAAAGCAAAAGGAATATGCGAATGTTTGATAGCTTCAGAGGGTATTGATTTGAAATTTGAGGAATCGTTTTGCTTATTCCTACTTGGTCAGGTACATTTTCAATCTTGGGTTCCAGCAGCAATAATCTTTTCCTCTCTTTCCAATTGTCCTTCGAATATCTGCAGCATAATTTGTCACTACTTTTGTCTTAATTCTAGTGCACGGAGGCTGAGGTGGTTGAAAAGCTTAAACAACTTGAGTTAAACTCAAATCCCAAAAATAATTCAGTCTTGGGGAAGGCAATAATGGATGCTTCTGCTGTAAACCCATCATTGGTATTTGTCTTGttactatatttattattgtttttgttgCTGTTGGGACATGTTAACTATGACCTGGATTTCAAACAGTAGTGTATTTTGGAACAATTTATGCTTACATAATGTTTAGCCTAGAATTCAAATGGCGTACTgatatattcatttatttaattgtttttttttttcattgaagAAATTCCTTCTGACAGAAAATACTTGTGTTTTAGGCTATAGAAAAATCTTTCTAGAATTTGTTATGTTTTTACGTGATATTGCAGCTTATCTTCAATGCTTTTCATCTTGAGGCTGTGATAAAATCTcaggttttttttatttcttatgtcAGACCATTTGCTGAACTTGTGCAGGAAATTTGGTTGAAGGATTCAGTGCTTGCATTATATCCGGATACTAAAGATTGTTCTCCAGCTCTGGTGAGATCAGTTATAGTAGACAACAACAATTAGTTTGTCactttgattttgaaaattaatgtttattgaTGACCATTTCTGTAGGGCCTTTTCTTTAATGCGCAGCAGAAATTTTCTGGAAGTAAGAATTCTAAAGGAGGAGCTCAACAAA
This region includes:
- the LOC137837834 gene encoding plastid division protein CDP1, chloroplastic isoform X1, which encodes MAFTYAAAIAPSLSGIARIGFCDYKVSLAGSHGEVNSASFCVSSRSGKNDVVLERRKLKSADTRVVDNAQTNSSVGVEIPVSCYQLIGVPNRAEKDEIVKAVLGLKNAEIDEGYTVDIVAARQDLLMDVRDKLLFEPEYAGNLREKIPPKSSLRIPWSWLPGALCLLQEVGESKLVLEIGQTSLQHQNAKPYTDDMILSMALAECAVAKIGFEKKKVSQGFEALARAQCLLRSKPSLSKMTLLHQIEESLEELAPACTLELLSMPHAPENVDRRRGAISALRELLRQGLDVEASCQVQDWPSFLSQAFESLLAKEIVDLLPWDNLAVMRKNRKTIESQNLKAVIDSNCFYRVFKAHMAIGFSSKQKELINKAKGICECLIASEGIDLKFEESFCLFLLGQCTEAEVVEKLKQLELNSNPKNNSVLGKAIMDASAVNPSLEIWLKDSVLALYPDTKDCSPALGLFFNAQQKFSGSKNSKGGAQQMLPNICHRPLSSSGSLERRDVEEARSYMSSSPSLGFAVKQLTPTDLRSSLLSGRNENVSNPIESPVQVKRNLGSHRSSGIWHGYFPQGHIFGRVTYFTVLGCIAFASIKLSGIGLSKTLTGSHWAFTKANDNINWTADSADYPVGPAYIRQSTVPNKLKRILSMFKIQLLHQSGARDCDLRTTFTSSSPINISRRPMPVEEAETIVRQWQTIKAEALGPSHEVNCLAKVLDESMLAQWKGLANAAKERSCYWRFLLLKLSIVRADILSDGNGADMAEIEALLEEAAELIDSSRQKNPNYYLSYKVKYAMKRQDDGSWKFCENDIIETP
- the LOC137837834 gene encoding plastid division protein CDP1, chloroplastic isoform X2, whose amino-acid sequence is MDVRDKLLFEPEYAGNLREKIPPKSSLRIPWSWLPGALCLLQEVGESKLVLEIGQTSLQHQNAKPYTDDMILSMALAECAVAKIGFEKKKVSQGFEALARAQCLLRSKPSLSKMTLLHQIEESLEELAPACTLELLSMPHAPENVDRRRGAISALRELLRQGLDVEASCQVQDWPSFLSQAFESLLAKEIVDLLPWDNLAVMRKNRKTIESQNLKAVIDSNCFYRVFKAHMAIGFSSKQKELINKAKGICECLIASEGIDLKFEESFCLFLLGQCTEAEVVEKLKQLELNSNPKNNSVLGKAIMDASAVNPSLEIWLKDSVLALYPDTKDCSPALGLFFNAQQKFSGSKNSKGGAQQMLPNICHRPLSSSGSLERRDVEEARSYMSSSPSLGFAVKQLTPTDLRSSLLSGRNENVSNPIESPVQVKRNLGSHRSSGIWHGYFPQGHIFGRVTYFTVLGCIAFASIKLSGIGLSKTLTGSHWAFTKANDNINWTADSADYPVGPAYIRQSTVPNKLKRILSMFKIQLLHQSGARDCDLRTTFTSSSPINISRRPMPVEEAETIVRQWQTIKAEALGPSHEVNCLAKVLDESMLAQWKGLANAAKERSCYWRFLLLKLSIVRADILSDGNGADMAEIEALLEEAAELIDSSRQKNPNYYLSYKVKYAMKRQDDGSWKFCENDIIETP